The following coding sequences lie in one Polyodon spathula isolate WHYD16114869_AA chromosome 37, ASM1765450v1, whole genome shotgun sequence genomic window:
- the LOC121304269 gene encoding phospholemman-like — MDLPLLLAICSFGASALVSSAADLEGDQSLKEDDPFYYNYKTLWIGGLVFAVVLFLMGIILILSRKCRCKFNQQQPTGEPDEEVGSLRASIRRMSSRRQ, encoded by the exons ATGGACCTCCCACTTCTGCTGGCGATCTGCAGCTTTGGAGCCTCAGCTCTGG TTAGCAGTGCTGCAGACCTGGAAGGAG ACCAGTCATTGAAGGAAGATGACCCTTTTTATTATA ATTACAAGACCCTATGGATTGGGGGGCTGGTCTTCGCTGTGGTCTTGTTCCTAATGGGAATCATCCTCATCCTCA GCAGAAAGTGTCGTTGCAAGTTCAACCAGCAGCAGCC AACTGGTGAACCTGACGAAGAGGTGGGCAGTCTGAGAGCATCGATCAGAC GAATGTCTTCTAGGAGGCAGTAA